The Apium graveolens cultivar Ventura chromosome 6, ASM990537v1, whole genome shotgun sequence genome contains a region encoding:
- the LOC141668355 gene encoding remorin-like isoform X2, with product MDQVPSSKHSPDEVSASKRSPIHENAVAEDHAENKGTDDSNDRVAALTRVETEKRLALIKAWEDNEKTKAENKAYKKLSAIGAQENTKRALVEVQLKQIEEEIEKEKAEKVEKIKNKIATLHQKAEVKRAAVEAKRGEDILKAEAAGAKHRQNGTTPTKFRRCFWC from the exons ATGGACCAGGTTCCTTCCTCCAAGCATTCCCCGGACGAGGTTTCTGCTTCCAAGCGTTCTCCCATTCATGAAA ATGCGGTTGCAGAGGATCACGCTGAAAACAAAGGCACTGATGATTCTAACGACAGAG TTGCTGCACTGACGAGGGTTGAAACTGAGAAGCGATTGGCTTTGATTAAGGCATGGGAAGATAATGAGAAAACAAAAGCAGAGAACAA GGCATATAAGAAGTTGTCTGCAATTGGAGCCCAGGAAAACACTAAAAGAGCACTTGTTGAGGTTCAACTCAAGCAAATTGAG GAAGAAATAGAAAAAGAGAAGGCAGAAAAGGTAGAGAAGATTAAGAACAAGATAGCTACACTCCACCAAAAAGCAGAAGTAAAGAGAGCTGCCGTTGAAGCTAAACGTGGGGAAGATATCCTCAAGGCTGAAGCTGCTGGAGCTAAACATAGACAAAATGGAACCACGCCTACAAAGTTTCGTCGATGCTTTTGGTGTTGA
- the LOC141668355 gene encoding remorin-like isoform X1 yields the protein MDQVPSSKHSPDEVSASKRSPIHENVGYVADAVAEDHAENKGTDDSNDRVAALTRVETEKRLALIKAWEDNEKTKAENKAYKKLSAIGAQENTKRALVEVQLKQIEEEIEKEKAEKVEKIKNKIATLHQKAEVKRAAVEAKRGEDILKAEAAGAKHRQNGTTPTKFRRCFWC from the exons ATGGACCAGGTTCCTTCCTCCAAGCATTCCCCGGACGAGGTTTCTGCTTCCAAGCGTTCTCCCATTCATGAAA ATGTTGGATATGTTGCAGATGCGGTTGCAGAGGATCACGCTGAAAACAAAGGCACTGATGATTCTAACGACAGAG TTGCTGCACTGACGAGGGTTGAAACTGAGAAGCGATTGGCTTTGATTAAGGCATGGGAAGATAATGAGAAAACAAAAGCAGAGAACAA GGCATATAAGAAGTTGTCTGCAATTGGAGCCCAGGAAAACACTAAAAGAGCACTTGTTGAGGTTCAACTCAAGCAAATTGAG GAAGAAATAGAAAAAGAGAAGGCAGAAAAGGTAGAGAAGATTAAGAACAAGATAGCTACACTCCACCAAAAAGCAGAAGTAAAGAGAGCTGCCGTTGAAGCTAAACGTGGGGAAGATATCCTCAAGGCTGAAGCTGCTGGAGCTAAACATAGACAAAATGGAACCACGCCTACAAAGTTTCGTCGATGCTTTTGGTGTTGA
- the LOC141667239 gene encoding protein LURP-one-related 4-like — protein MAKVYPCKPSSSSASCSSSGKTYTIWMKSLVANGNGFTVYDSFGKVVYRIDNYSNKSCREVYLMDLHGSVLFSMFQKKLFGFGQWNGYNKDAKVKNERPWFEVKNSNNFLKRRETEYHVTMGSDSTSFYKIKGIKGKCEFNITDKQGRVVAEVKQKQSSSGVLLGQDVLSLKLEPLVDDHDFIMALVAVHGLLTRKM, from the exons ATGGCCAAGGTGTATCCCTGCAAACCCTCCTCCTCCTCTGCATCTTGTTCTAGTAGTGGAAAAACGTATACGATATGGATGAAATCACTTGTAGCAAATGGAAATGGTTTCACTGTCTATGATTCATTTGGTAAAGTTGTTTATCGCATCGACAATTACAGTAATAAGTCTTGCAGAGAAGTTTATCTTATGGATCTTCATGGCAGTGTTCTGTTTTCCATGTTTCAAAAG AAATTATTTGGATTTGGGCAATGGAATGGCTACAATAAAGATGCTAAAGTAAAGAATGAGAGGCCGTGGTTTGAAGTTAAAAACTCCAACAATTTTCTGAAGAGAAGAGAGACGGAATATCATGTTACTATGGGCTCTGATAGTACTAGTTTCTATAAGATTAAAGGGATAAAAGGCAAATGCGAATTTAACATAACTGACAAACAAGGAAGAGTGGTTGCAGAGGTTAAACAGAAACAATCTTCTTCTGGAGTTTTGTTAGGACAAGATGTATTAAGCTTGAAGCTGGAGCCGCTTGTTGATGATCATGACTTCATCATGGCTCTTGTCGCGGTGCATGGATTATTAACTCGAAAGATGTAA
- the LOC141663613 gene encoding protein LURP-one-related 11-like: MAKVYPCKASPSISTCSPQTSSGKTYTIWMKSLVANGNGFTVYDSFGKVVYRIDNYNNKCSRQVYLMDLHGNVLFSMFQKKLFGFGQWNGYRTDVQVKNDKPYFEVHNTSKVLKRKETEYHVNMGCDGTSFYKIKGMVGKSEFKITDKQERVLAEVKQKQSSSGVLLGQDVLSLKLEPLVDDDDFIMALVAVHGLLTRKM; this comes from the exons ATGGCCAAGGTTTATCCCTGCAAAGCCTCCCCCTCCATCTCAACTTGTTCTCCTCAAACTAGTAGTGGAAAAACTTATACAATATGGATGAAATCACTTGTTGCTAATGGAAATGGTTTCACTGTCTATGATTCTTTCGGCAAAGTTGTTTATCGCATCGATAATTACAATAACAAGTGTTCCAGACAAGTTTATCTCATGGATCTTCATGGCAATGTTCTCTTTTCCATGTTTCAAAAG AAACTATTTGGATTTGGACAATGGAATGGCTACAGGACAGATGTTCAAGTAAAGAATGACAAGCCGTATTTCGAAGTTCACAACACCAGCAAAGTTTTGAAGAGAAAAGAAACAGAGTATCATGTAAATATGGGATGCGACGGTACTAGTTTCTATAAGATTAAAGGGATGGTAGGAAAATCGGAATTTAAGATAACAGACAAGCAAGAAAGAGTACTTGCAGAGGTGAAACAGAAACAATCTTCATCCGGAGTTTTGTTAGGACAAGATGTATTAAGCTTGAAGCTGGAGCCTCTCGTTGATGATGATGATTTTATCATGGCCCTGGTGGCCGTGCACGGGTTATTAACAAGAAAAATGTAA